The genomic region GCTGCTTTCGGTCCAGGTGGTGTCGCTGATCCCGTAGACGTTGAGCGGCGCTTTGCCGGCGGTGCCGTTCGAGTTCAGGGTCAAGGCCAGTTTCGCCGAGGTGATCGGACGGGTAACGCTGGTCAGGTCGAACTTCAGGTATGCAGTGCGTCGATACGTGCTTGTCGCGGTCGAATCGCGCTTGACGGTGATCTGTGTTTCCGCGCCATGGATGACGGTGTTGGCCGCGAGCGAGGTCACATAAGAGTCCGCGACCGGCATCGTGTTGAGGGTCGCCGACTGCGGGGTCGTCGGATTCGTCGGCGTGGTTGGAGTGGTCGGCGGCGCCACGGTCAGCGTCAGCGCCGGCTTTCCGGTCGCGGCTTCCTTGCTGTTGAAGCAGAAGTAGACGCCGTCGGTTCCCGGGTCGGCGACCTGGAGGGTGACGATCTGTCCGGCCTTGTCGGCCAGGTAGCTGGTCAGGTCCCAGGTGTAGACGCCCGGGGTGCTGGTCACCTGCGTGGTCGCCGCCAGCGTTCCGGTGCTCAGGTCCGCCGAGGTCAGGCCGCCGGCCGCCAGCGCGCCGTTCCAGGTCAGGCTGCTTTCGGTCCAGGTGGTGTCGCTGATCCCGTAGACGTTGAGCGGCGCTTTGCCGGCGGTGCCGTTCGAGTTCAGGGTCAAGGCCAGTTTCGCCGAGGTGATCGGGCCGGTCACTCCCGTCAGATCGAACTTCAGATACGCGGTGCGCCGGTAAGTGCTCGTCGAGCTAGAGTCGCGCTTGACAGTGATCTGCGTTTCCGCGCCATGGATGACGGTGTTGGCCGCGAGCGAGGTCACATAGGAGTCCGCGATCGGCGTCAATGTCGTACTGGCGGGAGCCGCGGTCGGGACGGCGCTGACAACGGCGGAAGGCGCGGTTTCTCCGGCGGCGGTCATTGCCGTGACTTGATAGTAGTACGTCGTGTCGTTGACAAGACCGGTGTTGCCGAACGCCGTGGCTGTTACGCCGGAGCCGACAGGGGCCAGCGTATCGTTGGCGGCCGCAGTTTTGCGATACACGGTGTAGCTTGTGGCGCCGCTCACCGGAGCCCAGGTGAGGGATACCTGGCTGTCTCCCGGGACCGCCTGCAAGGAGGCGGGACCGGCCGGGGGCGCCGGCGGCGTTGTGGAGTTCGCCGGGGCAAGGTCCGCGAGCAGGTTCGCGCCGATGAACGATCCCCATCCGCTGGCCGCGTCATACCCGGCGATGGCCGGATAGTAGAGGTTCGTTCCGGTGGCCGTGTCATGGAAGTCCGAAGCGTAACGGCTGTCTTTGCCGATGGAATACAGTGCGGGATTGGCGAAGCCCAGCGTTCCCAGGCCGACTGCGGCGCGCTGCTGGTTGACGAGCGCCGTGAAGGCGGCCCACAGAGGCGCGGCGCAACTGGTGCCGCCGTAGATGTACCACCCCTTTTTGAAATAGATGGAGTATCCCGTGGAGGTGTCCGCGGCCAGCGCGACGTCCGGAACGGTGCGCATCGTCGGGTCGGTAAGCGTGGCGGTTGCGGCAACGCCGGTTTGATAGGACGGCATCGACCAGTAGGTGCTGACGCCGCCGCCGCCGCCGGAGCCGAGCGGGCTGATCGATTTGTCGGTCTTGTTCGCCCAGGGCTTTTCCGATTTCCACGCGCCGCCGGCGCCGTTGGTGGCCAGGCTCGTCCCGCCAACGCCGGTGACGTAGGGCTGCGAGGAGGGGTCGTCGACGCTGAGCGACGAGCCGTCATCGTACGCGCCGGCGTCACCCGACGCGGCGAAGATCGACTGTCCCTGCGCCGCCATCTGCTGGAAAATGGCGTTCTCGGAGTCCAGTACATTATAAGGGACGTTTCCTTCCGGAGTTCCCCACGATGTGCTGATAGACTTGGCGATGTTGTCGGTCGCGATTTTGCTGTAGCAAGCCAGAATGCCCGCGCTTGAGTTGGGGGCCTGGTAGATCACGATCTTATCGGCGCCCGGCGCCAGAGCGATCTGAAGCTCGATGTCGAGCGTCACTTCCCCTTGTCCGCTCGCGCTGCCGGTCGGTCCGGTGGCGCCGTTGACGAATACGTTCTGAAGCGGAACGGCGGGTAGGCTGTACTTTTGCTCGTAGGCCGTGATATCGCTCGGGGTGTAGCCGTCGAGCTCAAACAAACCGAGCGTCTGCCCGGCGCCCGTCTGCGTCACGTTCGTCAGGCCATAAGCGGCGCGGATGTCGGTGGGCGTCATGCCTCCGCCCGGTCCAGAGCCGGTTTGATTGGGATTGGCCGCAATTGTCGCGGGAGTCACAATCGAGCTGTGCGCTTTCCAAACGACGGAGTTTTCCAGGCCGACGACGTTCGAGATGACGCCCTTCATATCGATCGGAAGCGACGGCTCGCGGTCTGGAGCGAAGAATACGCGACCATTCGCTTGATGGTAACGTCTCAATTGCACTCCAAACGCCGTCTCGGCGCTGGCGGCCGGAGCGCTGACTTCGAGGAGCAGCCGGTTCGCGTGCTGCTGCGTGACGGTGAAGCCGTTCGCTCGCGCGAACCCGATGGCCGATTGATATTCTTCCGGAGTGGGCGAGAACCGGCTTGCGAATTGCGCCGGGGTCAAGTACTTGCCGTACAGGGGATCGGCGGGATTGTGCAGGCGCTGGATCAAGTCGCGCAGCGCCGTCTGGTTCCGCAGGGGAAGGGTGAGCGCGAGATTGACCGGGCTGCTGCTTGGCACCTGACCGACGATGTCCGAATCGGCGACTGCGGGCGGGATATGACCGGCGAGTGAAAATCGGCTTACGGCGCCGTGCGCCGCGTTAGTTATTGTTAAAAGCGCGAGGACCGCAGTGAATGCGGACACGGGCGCGAGATTTTTATGGTTCAACGGAATTCGATTCCTTTGCGGATTGATTGGCTCGGAAAAGATTTGTGTGGGCGCCGAAGGCGGAAGCATGGGGACAAACGATAGCTTCCGCATTGCGAAAAAATCAATTCTAGCACCCAAACATAATCATAACACGAAAACCGGCAGTTTTGCGGATAACAAAAATTTATTTTTGTGAAAGCCTGCTTAGTATTTGTAAGCTTGCTTGGTAACCGCAAAAATCCGGATAAGCTTAACGTCCCTCACAGAGTGATTGTCGGCAATTTACGAGATTTTTTCGAGTCAGAGGAATCAAAAAAAGCCGAATTAAATAAAATTAAGCTCGCTAGGAACACTCTGTTAATTATTAAAATTTAATGTAATATGTAGCTTGCTTTCATAAACCTAAAAAACCGGAAAAATAGCGGGGGTGCTTTAAATTACATTTAATAAATAGCAGGCTAGCTTTATTTACTGATCAAAATATTTTAAAAAATTTGCTCAATATTACGTTTAATCGTGGTTACATGGGGTATAAATGGAGTGCGGTTCTGGGGTTACCAGTGTTGTATCGCGATAACGTTATTCTGTCTCCGAATCAATGAGGCAGGCAGAATACACCTGTTTTCTATTTCGAATCGACAAGGAACATACCCGTGAAAACACAGAAACCCATTGTTGCTGCACTTACCGCTTCAGTTTTAGCCCTGGCCTCCATCAGCGTGGCGAACGCCGCGATTATTGGAACCGTGGCTAGCCCAACACATCCCGTCGGCGGAACATTTACCGGCGGCGCCGGCGGCGTCTTCAACACCTCGTCGGTTCCGGTTACGTTTGACGGCGTCAACGCCACCTTCACGTTCTCGCCTTTGACCGCTACCTCCGGCTATGACACCACGTTTGGTGTTGAGAACTTGAGCGGCGGCTCCTTCTCAGTCGTGAACGGCTCGGGCACCCTGGTGAGCGGCACGTTCACCGGCAGCAGCTTCAGCACGATACCCGGCAGCCAGACCGTTACGTTCCTTTCGAACACCGTTACCTATACCGGCGGATCGAAGCTGGCTCCCGCTGGTTTGGTTCCGACCGACACCGGCAGCTTTAGCTTCAGCTTCGCGAACTCCAACCACACCGGCAGCAGCGGCGTGAAGGTTACTGGAGGCTATATCGATAGCTTCACCACCGACGGCGTCGGCGGCACCTTCAGCGGCACCCCGGGTTCGGGAGGCGGCCATGGCCCCGGCAACCCCGTTCCGGAACCGGGATCGGTTGCGGTCCTGATGATCGGCGGTATGTTCCTCCTCGGCGCGGCGCTACGCCGTCGCCCCGCCGCCTCGACGTTCGCTTCTTAAGCGAGCGACCTTTCGGAAGGCAATTCGCCGGAATAAGAGATCTACGGGTTGTCTCTTATTCCGGTCGATCTTCTTAGAAGGGTTTTAATATTCCCTATTCTCGCCCTAGAACGACAAGGAACATTCCCGTGAAAACACTGAAACCCATATCTGCTGTACTGACGGCTTCGTTTTTGGCGCTGGCCTCCATTAGCGCGGCGAACGCCGTGACTATCGGAACCGTCGAGAGCCCGACCCATCCTGCATCCGCCACATTCAGCGGCGGCTCGGCCGGCATCTTTAAGTCCATCGGCGTCCCGATCACTTTTGACGGAACGCACGCCATCTTTACCTTTACTCCGCTGACGGTTACCTCGCCCTACAGCACCACGTTCGGCGTGGAGAACCTGAGCGGCGGCTCCTTCTCGGTGACGAACGGCGCAAC from Capsulimonas corticalis harbors:
- a CDS encoding CBM96 family carbohydrate-binding protein, coding for MNHKNLAPVSAFTAVLALLTITNAAHGAVSRFSLAGHIPPAVADSDIVGQVPSSSPVNLALTLPLRNQTALRDLIQRLHNPADPLYGKYLTPAQFASRFSPTPEEYQSAIGFARANGFTVTQQHANRLLLEVSAPAASAETAFGVQLRRYHQANGRVFFAPDREPSLPIDMKGVISNVVGLENSVVWKAHSSIVTPATIAANPNQTGSGPGGGMTPTDIRAAYGLTNVTQTGAGQTLGLFELDGYTPSDITAYEQKYSLPAVPLQNVFVNGATGPTGSASGQGEVTLDIELQIALAPGADKIVIYQAPNSSAGILACYSKIATDNIAKSISTSWGTPEGNVPYNVLDSENAIFQQMAAQGQSIFAASGDAGAYDDGSSLSVDDPSSQPYVTGVGGTSLATNGAGGAWKSEKPWANKTDKSISPLGSGGGGGVSTYWSMPSYQTGVAATATLTDPTMRTVPDVALAADTSTGYSIYFKKGWYIYGGTSCAAPLWAAFTALVNQQRAAVGLGTLGFANPALYSIGKDSRYASDFHDTATGTNLYYPAIAGYDAASGWGSFIGANLLADLAPANSTTPPAPPAGPASLQAVPGDSQVSLTWAPVSGATSYTVYRKTAAANDTLAPVGSGVTATAFGNTGLVNDTTYYYQVTAMTAAGETAPSAVVSAVPTAAPASTTLTPIADSYVTSLAANTVIHGAETQITVKRDSSSTSTYRRTAYLKFDLTGVTGPITSAKLALTLNSNGTAGKAPLNVYGISDTTWTESSLTWNGALAAGGLTSADLSTGTLAATTQVTSTPGVYTWDLTSYLADKAGQIVTLQVADPGTDGVYFCFNSKEAATGKPALTLTVAPPTTPTTPTNPTTPQSATLNTMPVADSYVTSLAANTVIHGAETQITVKRDSTATSTYRRTAYLKFDLTSVTRPITSAKLALTLNSNGTAGKAPLNVYGISDTTWTESSLTWNGALAAGGLTSADLSTGTLAATTQVTSTPGVYTWDLTSYLADKAGQIVTLQVADPGTDGVYFCFNSKEAATGQPMLTVQY
- a CDS encoding PEP-CTERM sorting domain-containing protein (PEP-CTERM proteins occur, often in large numbers, in the proteomes of bacteria that also encode an exosortase, a predicted intramembrane cysteine proteinase. The presence of a PEP-CTERM domain at a protein's C-terminus predicts cleavage within the sorting domain, followed by covalent anchoring to some some component of the (usually Gram-negative) cell surface. Many PEP-CTERM proteins exhibit an unusual sequence composition that includes large numbers of potential glycosylation sites. Expression of one such protein has been shown restore the ability of a bacterium to form floc, a type of biofilm.): MKTQKPIVAALTASVLALASISVANAAIIGTVASPTHPVGGTFTGGAGGVFNTSSVPVTFDGVNATFTFSPLTATSGYDTTFGVENLSGGSFSVVNGSGTLVSGTFTGSSFSTIPGSQTVTFLSNTVTYTGGSKLAPAGLVPTDTGSFSFSFANSNHTGSSGVKVTGGYIDSFTTDGVGGTFSGTPGSGGGHGPGNPVPEPGSVAVLMIGGMFLLGAALRRRPAASTFAS